GTTTCACCCTCTCACTTCGTCCCCCAAATGCTGCGCACCCTGATAGAGGCCATACCCATGGGGCTGAGAGTGCCGGTAGTCTACAATACCAACGCCTATGACTCTCTGGAAACGCTGTATGAGCTGGACGGGGTGGTAGATATATACCTGCCAGACCTCAAGTTTGCCAATAACGAATGGGCGCGCCAGATTTCCGGCTGCAAAGACTACGTCAGCCATGCCCGTGCCGCCATACGGGAAATGTTCCGCCAGGTGGGACGGGTGCGTTACAACTCCGAAGGAATTGCCGAGAGGGGGCTTATTGTACGCCACCTGATTTTGCCGGATGATTTAGCCGGCAGCAAAGAATCCCTCCGGTGGATAGCAGATTTATCAACCGAGATTACAGTCAGCCTGATGGCCCAGTACTACCCCTGCCACCGGGCTTTGGATATGCCCCCGCTTGCCCGAACTATATCTGTGGCCGAATACCGCACCGCCATAAATATGCTGGATATTTTGGGAATAGAAAACGGGTGGCTTCAGGAACCGGATGCCAAGGACTACTATATCCCTGATTTCCAGCGCAACGGCCACCCGTTTATAAGTTACTAATTAAAGTTTTTGTGAAAACTAACCGTGGCGTTTGCGGTTGCAGAAGGCAAAGTGGATTTTCAGGCCGCTGACCTTATCCTTTTTGTTTACCCCGGTTATAAAGGTTTTGAGGTCAGGCAGTTCCTGAGCGGTTTTGGTATTTTCAATCTTTTCGGTTTTGACAGCCATTATATTTACTCCGTAATTATTTACAAACTAAAGAAGCATTATAGCACGTATTCGCTTCCAACAAAAGCCGCTTCGCCGCAGACACCGCTTAAAGCCTGATTGTGCCGCCTTTCCGGGCTGTGATATTATTTAGGCATATGGAAATAAACGTTATAGTCAAACCGCCTTTTAAAAAACTGGTGTCCACCCCATTTCTTAAAAAGATAGCTTCCAAAACCCTTAAAGCCCAGGCCGCAGACCCGAATTCGGAACTGGGTATAGTTATTACCGGTCAGGAAGAAATAAAAGACTTAAACTTAAAATACCGGGGGCTTGACGAGCCTACAGATGTGCTTTCGTTTTATATGCTGGAGGAAAACCCCGAAAACCTGACCGCAGCGGATGATTTTCCTACCCCGCCTGACGAAAACATCCATCTGGGAGAGGTAATAATCTCTTACCCCCAGGCAGAGCTTCAGGCAACTGCCGCCAGTCACAGCGTGAGCCATGAAATAGCCTTTTTACTGATTCATGGGGTGCTTCACCTGCTGGGGTATGACCATCACGAAGTTGTGGCCGAAGCAGTTATGAAGTCACACCAGGATATAGCCATGAAACATATACGGGAGATACTGGAATGAGAGTACTGGGTTTATCCGGCAGCCCCCGCCTTGGCGGCAACAGTGATACCCTGCTGCACGAAGCTATCAGAGGTGCCAAAGACAAAGGAGCGGAAACCCATGTTATTTACCTGTCAGATCTGGATATAGGCCACTGCCCGGCCTGTGATGACTGTTTTTATACCGGTGAGTGCCGCTACCGTGATGACATGGACGAAGTAATCAGCCAGATGGAAAAGGCTGACCGGATAATAGTATCCAGCCCTATTCACTTTATGGGTGTCAGCTCACAGCTTAAGGTTATGATAGACCGCTGCCAGTCACTCTGGGCACGCAAGTACAAGCTGAAAACACCGCCCCTGGGTGATGACCGGGAACGCAAAGGCATGTTTGTGGCCGCCGGAGGTATGAAAAACGGGGATGTTTTTGAAGGCGCCAGAGCTACCATGAGAGCTTTCTTTGCGGTACTGAACGTAAAGTACACCTATGAACTGCTGATAAGCGGAGTGGACAATCTGGGTGCTATTCAGACCCAGTCTGATACCCTCAAGAAGGCTTATGAACTGGGCCAGATGCTGGCAGAAAAATAACCTAGCTTCTGGCTATGCCCACTATTTCCCGTATGTTTTTCAGCCCCTCGGCTCTGGCATAAGCTTCCAGCCCCTCAAGCACCTCTAGGGGGGCACGCGGGTTGACCAAGTTGGCTGTGCCTATCTGAACAGCAGTTGCCCCGGCCATTATAAATTCAAGCGCATCTTCGGCATTCATAATACCGCCGCCGCCGATAACAGGCACATTCACCGCACCGGATACCTGATAGACCATGCTGACAGCCACCGGTTTTATAGCCGGTCCTGAAAGCCCCCCGGTATGATTACCCAGTATGGGACGCCGTTTTTTAATATCTATACGCATACCCCGCAGGGTATTTATAAGCGAAATAGCATCCGCCCCGGCATCCGCCACTGCCCTGGCCAGCTCGGTTATGCTGCTGGTATTGGGGGTCAGTTTTATTATCAGGGGCAGAGTGGTGGCATTCCTGACTGCATCAGTCACTCTGGCGGCAGATTCGGGTGAAGAACCAAACTCTATACAGCCGCACTTAACGTTGGGGCAGCTGATATTTACTTCTATACCGCTTACACCGGGCACTTTATCCAGCCGCCGGGCAAGCTCAGCATAATCTTCAATGCTTTCAGCCGCAATATTTACTATTACAGGCACGCCCCAGGTGTACCACTGGGGCGCCTTTTCCCGGATAACCGCCTCCACCCCCATATTTTGCAGCCCGATGGAATTAAGCATGCCGTTTGGAGTTTCGGCTATGCGGGGCTGGGGGTTTCCCTCCCTCGGTTTCAGGGTAGTGGCTTTGCAGACAATGGCACCCAAACGGTTACGGTCAAAAAGGTGGGGGTACTCATCACCATAGCCAAACGTCCCGGAAGCCACTATAACCGGATTGGCCAGCCTGAGCTGGCGGGCATTATACGGGGCGATATCTACATTTAAATTAAGTTCAGCCATACGCCCAAGATTATAAGGCTTGGAGATGGCGGAACACAACCTCTCTTTCCAAGCTGTGCCCTAATATTTTATCTTGCTTATTTGGGTTTTATAGACTACACTGAAAACATGAAGCGAAACACCTCCTGTTTTAGCTTTGTTGTTATTAGGGGACACACAAAATCCCGCTTGGGTAGTTTGTTCTTTACGCACACGGGGGAGGCCAGGGCAGATTTTATGCCGGCTTCTTCCCGGATGCTAGATTAAAAAACCAGAATCCGGTTTTTTCATTCGGAATTTCCGGCAAAACGGCACAGTACCGAAACATACCCGAAGGTATCATAGCAACCAGGAGGACCCAATGGTGGCAAAGAAAAAAAGTGGATTAAACCCGATATACCGTTTACGGCTGGAAGCAGACCTGAAAAGGCTGACCGACCAGCTTGAACAGATGCGTTCTTTACGGGTGGCTGAAGACCGCCGTGAGGGAAGCCCTTTTGGCAAACGTGAAGAAGAGGCAACCGAAACAGCCGAGCTTGAAAACGGGCTGGCTATGGAAAAGAAACTGCTTGACCAGATTGCTGAAACTGAGTACGCACTGGATAAATATGACCGGGGTGTTTACGGCCTCTGTGAAATGTGCAAAGAGCCTATAGACCCTGCCAGACTTGAAGCTTTGCCGCAGGCCAGACTGTGTATGCAGTGCAAGTCTAAAGCAGCCAAGTCTTACTAAATCAGCTTGAAAAGGGTTGGGGTTAATGACCAGGGGATTAGTATTTTTTGTCAGCGCCGCTTGCGGCGTTCTGGCTGACCAGCTAAGCAAATTTATTATTGCCGCTAACCTTACCCCGGGCACAGCCATACCGGAAAGCGGTTTCTTCCAGATTGTCCACGTTCATAATACCGGCGCGGCTTTCAGTATTTTCAGGGGGCACACCGAGTGGCTTATTGCCGCCAGCTGTCTGGGAGTAATACTGGCCCTGACCGCTTTCTTCTTAAGGAAAAAACTGCCGTTTTTGGATACCCGCCCCGGTGTAGCCGCTTTGGGAATTATCCTGGCAGGTACGATAGGCAACCTGATTGACCGGGTGCGGCTGGGTTATGTTACTGACTTTATACAGGTAGGGAATTTCCCTACTTTCAATATGGCTGATTCCTGCCTGACGCTGGGCATTATCTGGCTGGTGCTCTTATACCTGACATCTTCCCATTCGGGAGGAGATGCCAGTGAAAACGCGTAAACTGGTTGCCGAATCTGACGGTGAGCGGCTGGATAAATACATAACCCAAAAGGAAACTGACCTTTCCCGCAGTTTTATACAGGAACTGGTGGAAGCAGGCCATATACAGGTAAACGGGAAAAACGCCAAACCCAGTCTGAAACTTAAAAACGGTGACACTATAACTATAGAAATACCCCCCGAAACCCCGCCCGAACTCAAAGCCGAAGATATACCCCTGGAGATAATCTTCCAGGACAAGGACCTGCTGCTTATAAATAAACCGCCAGGGCTGACCGTTCACCCTGCCCCGGGTCACCCTGACCATACCCTGATAAACGGGGTGCTGGCACTTGAACCTGAAATGGAAGACTTTGACGACCCCCTTCGTCCCGGAATAGTCCACCGTCTGGATAAAGATACTTCCGGGCTGCTGCTGGTAGCTAAAAACCGCGAAGCCCTGGCGAACCTGTCTGCCCAGTTTAAAGAACGGACCGTACGTAAGTACTATCTGACCTTGGTGCAAGGGGAACTGCATCCTGCGGAAGGGTTTATTGAAGCCCCGCTGGGGCGTGACCCTCAAAACCGCCAGAAAATTGCGGTGGTATCTAACGGAAGGCCCGCCCGCACCGGCTACAAAGTGCTGCGTTATATTCAGGGATACAGCCTGCTTGAAGTCAAACTTGAAACCGGCCGCACTCACCAGATACGTGTCCATTTTGCGGCTATAGGCCACCCGGTGGCAGGTGATGCGGTTTACGGGCAGAAAGAGACTTGGCTTAAAAGACAGTTTTTGCATGCCCACCGCCTTAGTTTCAGCCTGCCCTCAAACGGGCAGAACGTAGAGTTCAGCTCTCCCCTTCCGCCGGATTTGGAAGAGGCCTTGAAAACACTGGAAAACCCCTCCTGAAAATATTTTTAAAAATATTTGGAATTGGGGGGTTATATTCGGCTTGCACGGCATAGTATAATAGTAACTCCGTAGCAGATAGTAATAGGTCAAAAGGGCTATGAGATTAGACCGCAGACGTTCCAGTATAGAGATTATCGCTGACATGCTCAGGCTGGGTGAAGCCGGCAAAACTGAGATTATGTACAGCGTCAATATGTCTTATTTCCAGCTCCAGAAATATCTGAACTTCATGCTGGACAGGGAGCTTATTGACCGTGTACAGCTTGGCAACCCTTCTGTTACCTACAGGGTGACTGCCAAGGGGCTTGAACTTTTACGCAGTATTGATAATATATTAGACACACTGGACCTTAAAGATAATGAACAGGACGAAGCCTAACTTACCGGGGCAGTAAAAGGAGATACCATGTCTGACAAACGAATGCTGATTGTACCGGCGGAGCTGGTAAGGCGGATTGATGAAAACCGCGGCGACCTGAGCCAGGCGGATTTCCTGAATTACCTTATTGACTCTCAGCTTGGCGGCGAAAACCGCAAGGAAAACGGAATCTCCAGCCAGGAGTTTGAAGCCCTCAAGCAGGACGTTAAGAAACTGCTTGAAAAATCCAACAAGTCTGCCAGCAGAGAAGAACTGGTCTCCTTCCAGGAAGACACCAAGAAACTCCTCAAGAGTTTCGTGGATTTCTTTGTAGGCTACGGGCTGGAACTGGGCAAAGGGTCTTCTGCCATGAGTGACCTTGAGGCCTTAAGCAAACTGGGCGGTGCCGGCAGCAAAGACGAAACCCCCGGCGGTGAAGTAAAACTTAAGTGGAAATAACCTAAAACAGGCTTCTAAAGACCTGCTTAAGCCCTCTTCAGACGAAGAGGGCTTTTTTCTTTTTCCCCTCAGCTTTAATAGAACATTGTTCTAGTATTTAAAACCTTCCAAGTGTGTTTTGTGTCTGCCATATTTAGAACATGTTTTATGTATTTATTGGTGCAATCGGTTTTTCACTGGTACATATCTTGATTTTGTGGCCCTGAAAAAACTGCCGCTTCTCAAGCCCATACTCTGGCTTTCGGGTTCAACCCTGCTGGTGTATGCCGGTTTTATGGTCTGCTTCAACGGAAATTCATTCTTACTGCCCGTCTGGCTGAATGCCGCCGGCTGGGCGGTATTTGCAGCAGGCATCTATTTCTTTCTTTATTCCCTCTTTGTAAATCTGCCCTTCGGTAAAACTTATGTCAAAACCGGAGTGGGAGACAAACTGGTTACCAGCGGGTTTTACGCCCTGGTACGTCACCCCGGCGTACCCTGGTTTGTACTGGCCATGGCCGGTATGACCCTGGGTGCGGGCACGGACTTTGCCCTGTGGGCGGCCGTTATCTGGAGCCTTTTGGATATATTGCTGGTATACATACAGGACCGCTGGGTATTCGGAAAAATGTTTCCGGGCTATGCCCAGTATCAAAAAACCACCCCCATGCTGATACCCAACCGCAAAAGCATTGCGGCTTATATAAAACAGCGTAATTTTTCAAATAC
This sequence is a window from Dehalococcoides mccartyi 195. Protein-coding genes within it:
- a CDS encoding RluA family pseudouridine synthase, whose product is MKTRKLVAESDGERLDKYITQKETDLSRSFIQELVEAGHIQVNGKNAKPSLKLKNGDTITIEIPPETPPELKAEDIPLEIIFQDKDLLLINKPPGLTVHPAPGHPDHTLINGVLALEPEMEDFDDPLRPGIVHRLDKDTSGLLLVAKNREALANLSAQFKERTVRKYYLTLVQGELHPAEGFIEAPLGRDPQNRQKIAVVSNGRPARTGYKVLRYIQGYSLLEVKLETGRTHQIRVHFAAIGHPVAGDAVYGQKETWLKRQFLHAHRLSFSLPSNGQNVEFSSPLPPDLEEALKTLENPS
- a CDS encoding radical SAM protein, giving the protein MNRDTSEYTPRYLELYESGELKQRLLRLEERMAECDLCPRKCGVNRLINDTGGYCHSGNAPIVAAVCEHLGEEPAISGDNGSGTVFFSNCNLRCAFCQNHQISQDYENQQKNLTDCQTLARQIVDLQNTKGVHNINFVSPSHFVPQMLRTLIEAIPMGLRVPVVYNTNAYDSLETLYELDGVVDIYLPDLKFANNEWARQISGCKDYVSHARAAIREMFRQVGRVRYNSEGIAERGLIVRHLILPDDLAGSKESLRWIADLSTEITVSLMAQYYPCHRALDMPPLARTISVAEYRTAINMLDILGIENGWLQEPDAKDYYIPDFQRNGHPFISY
- a CDS encoding TraR/DksA family transcriptional regulator; this encodes MVAKKKSGLNPIYRLRLEADLKRLTDQLEQMRSLRVAEDRREGSPFGKREEEATETAELENGLAMEKKLLDQIAETEYALDKYDRGVYGLCEMCKEPIDPARLEALPQARLCMQCKSKAAKSY
- a CDS encoding winged helix-turn-helix domain-containing protein, translated to MRLDRRRSSIEIIADMLRLGEAGKTEIMYSVNMSYFQLQKYLNFMLDRELIDRVQLGNPSVTYRVTAKGLELLRSIDNILDTLDLKDNEQDEA
- a CDS encoding methyltransferase family protein — protein: MALKKLPLLKPILWLSGSTLLVYAGFMVCFNGNSFLLPVWLNAAGWAVFAAGIYFFLYSLFVNLPFGKTYVKTGVGDKLVTSGFYALVRHPGVPWFVLAMAGMTLGAGTDFALWAAVIWSLLDILLVYIQDRWVFGKMFPGYAQYQKTTPMLIPNRKSIAAYIKQRNFSNTIQGEAK
- a CDS encoding dihydroorotate dehydrogenase, whose protein sequence is MAELNLNVDIAPYNARQLRLANPVIVASGTFGYGDEYPHLFDRNRLGAIVCKATTLKPREGNPQPRIAETPNGMLNSIGLQNMGVEAVIREKAPQWYTWGVPVIVNIAAESIEDYAELARRLDKVPGVSGIEVNISCPNVKCGCIEFGSSPESAARVTDAVRNATTLPLIIKLTPNTSSITELARAVADAGADAISLINTLRGMRIDIKKRRPILGNHTGGLSGPAIKPVAVSMVYQVSGAVNVPVIGGGGIMNAEDALEFIMAGATAVQIGTANLVNPRAPLEVLEGLEAYARAEGLKNIREIVGIARS
- a CDS encoding flavodoxin family protein — translated: MRVLGLSGSPRLGGNSDTLLHEAIRGAKDKGAETHVIYLSDLDIGHCPACDDCFYTGECRYRDDMDEVISQMEKADRIIVSSPIHFMGVSSQLKVMIDRCQSLWARKYKLKTPPLGDDRERKGMFVAAGGMKNGDVFEGARATMRAFFAVLNVKYTYELLISGVDNLGAIQTQSDTLKKAYELGQMLAEK
- the lspA gene encoding signal peptidase II → MTRGLVFFVSAACGVLADQLSKFIIAANLTPGTAIPESGFFQIVHVHNTGAAFSIFRGHTEWLIAASCLGVILALTAFFLRKKLPFLDTRPGVAALGIILAGTIGNLIDRVRLGYVTDFIQVGNFPTFNMADSCLTLGIIWLVLLYLTSSHSGGDASENA
- the ybeY gene encoding rRNA maturation RNase YbeY, translated to MEINVIVKPPFKKLVSTPFLKKIASKTLKAQAADPNSELGIVITGQEEIKDLNLKYRGLDEPTDVLSFYMLEENPENLTAADDFPTPPDENIHLGEVIISYPQAELQATAASHSVSHEIAFLLIHGVLHLLGYDHHEVVAEAVMKSHQDIAMKHIREILE